The Vibrio coralliirubri DNA window AGGATCAACTTAGTATCTGTAGAGGTCAACACGTGCTCAATAAACTTGCGGTGGCGCGTGGTATCTAACGTGAAAATCAAATAATCCGTCTTGTTTTCAATCGCTTCTTGCAATGAAATGCTCTGTTGCGCGAGATCGGCATTAATACGGGTAAACACTTGATTTATTTGATAGCGGATCTTCAGCCTATCGAGACGCTTCTCAAAAGCTTGAATATTACGAACCCAGTAATCCGAGATCTGCTGACCCGGATACACCACGGAAATCGTGATCGGCTCGTCTTGGATTCTTCTCAATGGCACAGGGTGATTTTGTACAGCCTCGACCATTTTATCGGTCAATGCTCTTTGTTCTGGAAAAGTGGAAAGATAATCTTGGTATTCCCAGTACCCATTGAGGACATGAGTACCATGGGAGAGAGCGGACGCAGAAAATACGGCAAGTCCAAACAACATCAGTAAACGTTTCATATTTTTCTCGTTTTATATGAGCTACTTTGGCTCATTTTTTAACCTAGCATGACACCATCTCTTTGTATGGCTAATGGATATTATGTAGGACAACGATGATAAATGATAGCGCCTAACACTAATTAGAACGACATTCTAAATGAGCAATATGTTAATTTGGAATGGAGATTAACAACAACGTGTTCATTCATAATTTCAGCCCATTCACGGTAAGAGTAATTACCATTTAAATTCATAAGCTTAGCTAGAATTATTATAGCCACTTACATTATTAAGATTTAATCAATAACAAACATTTTGGCTATGAATTATGAGACTTCGATATATTGAATTTTGTCTTTTTGCCACTCAATAATCAGTTTGAGTGATACCAGTTTTTCTTTGCGGGATTTAGGCAATTGCTTGATCGCGTATTCGGTTTTCAATGCTTCACTTTTTGAGCCAACATCAAAACTCCAAACCAGCTTAAGCGGGCCTTTACCTTTTAAAGCTTTGGCGCCTTTACCGGTTTGATGTTGTTCAAATCGACGTTCTAGATTGTTCGTTACGCCACAATAAAGGGCATTGTGGCGATTGCGGATCAAATACACGACCCAATCCGCATTTTTCTCAACGTCTGACATTTAAAGCAGTGATTCAACCAGAGCTTTAAGCTCTGCCACTTCTGCTCTTAGGCTTGCAACTTCAGACTCAAGTTCTTCAAACTTTTCACTCGTTGCAGAGGGGGCAGTCGCGCTTACTGATGCCGTCGCAAACGCTTCAACATCCACTTCACCGCTCAACAAGTGCTGGTAGCGTGATTCACGTTTACCCGCTTCACGTGGCAGCTTAACCACTAAGGCACCAGCTTCTCTTGCAGCTAGCTTATCTAATGTTGCTTCTACTTCTTTCACATCACTAAAGTTTGCAAGGCGACCCGTTCGAGTACGAAGTTCACCCGGTGTTTGCGCGCCGCGCAGTAACATACAACAGATGATTGCACGCTCTTGCTCTGTAAATTGCAGATCACCGAACTCAGTGTTGCAGAAACGATGCTGATACTTATTAACACGGCTATTGAAGCTGCTCTCATCGCTCACCATGCGACGTCCGATTAAACCATCAACCGCATCTAAAACATCTGACTCAGAAAGAGAGAGAACAGGTTCACGGTTACTCTTTTGATTACATGCCGTGGTTAAACTGTTCAGTGTCAGTGGGTAATGATCGGGAGTAGTGACTTCTTTCTCGATCAAACAACCGATAATTCTCGCTTCAATTGGGGAAAGTACTGTGTTCATCGTTTTTCCTTTTTATTATTTTGATAATTCCATCTCAACACCTAACAATGCAGTAACTAGTGTTCAGACAAAATTGGTACTCGTTTCTTTCTGCCCTGTTCATCAATCATTATGATCTTAGAACGGTTTAGCTCTATTTCCACGACTTCCAAATAAGTACGCTCTTGTACATACGCATCACGAAGCTTGTTTTGTTCTGCTGAAGATTCAGTGACATTGTCGTCCAATTCTTCGTTTTCCAATTGTTGTTGATTCATTTCACATTTCGTATCAATGCAGTATCTAAATGGGATACTAACTTGAACGGTAAGATAAAAACAATCACACATCAGCGAGAGTGACGAATAATTAAACAACCTTACTTTTGCTTTGATCTAAAGACTGTTACATCATCAATTGATGTGCTTTAATCAGAACCAGACAACGTATTTGACGAATAGGAAAAGGAATCTATGAGCAGCGTATTTGAAATTGTTAACCAAGCACGACGTAAGAACAAACTTAAGCGTGAACTTTTAGACAACGAAAAGAAAGTTCGTGACAACCGCAAGCGTGTCGACCTTCTTGATAACCTACTTGATTACATCAAGCCAGAGATGACTCACGACGAGATCCTAGGCATTATCAAAAATATGAAAGCTGACTACGAAGACCGTGTTGATGACCACATCATCAAGAGCGCCGAGATTTCTAAAGCTCGCCGTGACATCAGCCGTCGCATTCGTGAACTGACAGAAGAAGACAAGCAAATCCAAGGTAAGAAATAATCTCACCTAGTTGATTAACTTGTAATAATGTTAGTAACCCACTCTTTGTAGTGGGTTTTTTTGTACCTAAATTCTAGCGTCTATACTTAAGCGTAGCTAAGTAACCGCATGAACTGAACAACTATAGAACACTGAACCATTAGAGAAAACAGAGCAACCGTAGGAAGAAAAATAACTAGGTGAACATCAGCGATGGAGAGACCGTATGTACGCAAGTATTCTGATTACCTTAGCCTTATCAACCGCACAACCCTACCCTGAAGAATTTGAACGACTGTATACCGAAGAGACGGAAATTACTTATGACGATCTCGTGGTCGATGTTCATGGCTACAAAGTCCCGACTCGTTCAGCGTTTAGAGGTTGGATGCTTCTAAATCACGCAGAAGACCAAGTAAGAGAGATCGGCCAGCAACTCAAAGACGCCGGCATTACGCAGAGTATGCCTTTGCATCTCGTTCTGCTGCAAGGGACAGACTGGGCGATGAGCAACACCACCTTGTTTACCCTGCCCGATAACAAAAACGTACCCAACATGATCAAGACGTTGAATTACATACAACAATACATTGAACCTGAGATTGGCGTCGTGATCCCCGTATCTGGTGAACGTTCTAAGCTCTATAACCAACAAGCTGGCGGTGCACTGCGAAGCAAGCACTTAGAGTTCTGTGCCTTAGACCTGGTGCCTGCAAATGACATTACTCGTGAAGATCTACACGTGAAACTTAAGAAGATTCATTCGGAATTCGGGCAAAAAAATAACGTTGGGCTGGGTTTATATTCTGGTGTTCGATTCCACATCGATACGTGTGGGTTTAGACAATGGTAAAGAAACACGATTGAGTCATAAAGACTTACAACTAGTGCGTGTCATTTAGACTCTAAAAATAATTGAAATTACATAAGATTATGATTTAAAATGTAAATTAAAACTGGAACGCTAATTGCTATTAATAACAAGTATCATAATTATTAATAGCAATTAGGAATTCAATATGAAGACGATGACTCAACGCTTTCAAACTCTGCTTTCTGTTTCAAACTTCAGTCTAGCTATCACAACTTTACTTATGCTTCTCAGTATTATCGTTGCTTATCCAATGGCCGATCACTTCTCACTGCCAATTCAAATAGTCGCCCATATCAGCACCATCTTAGTCGCAGCCTTGCTGAAAATCAGCTATGTCGGTCGTTGCCTTGCACAATACAACCTTGGATTAGAAGTTCGTTAAGTAGCGCCACGCTAGCCTTGATACGAGTGCCCTTAGACAATATCAAGGCTACTGAAAAGATCGTACAGCTGATGAGATTTATAGGGTTTCGGTAAGTAGGCGTTCATACCGGCTTCAAAACAGTCTTTGATGTCTTCTTCCAGAACACTGGCGGTTAAAGCAATGATGGGTAATGGTGTGACTTGTTGATCGGCTTCCCACTGACGAATCGCACGAGTCGCCGTTATACCGTCCATAACAGGCATCATGCAGTCCATTAAGACCGCATCAAACTGAGCTCCCTGAGTAATGACATCCACCGCTTCTTGGCCATTACTGGCAATCAAATATTCATAACCCGCTTGCTCAAGGAAGAAGCTCGCTATTTTTTGATTCATCAGATTGTCTTCAACGATCAAAATGCGTCGATTCAGAGAGCGAACCTCTTCATCTTTTGCTGCCACTTGAGGAGTTTGCTCTTCGCCGACATCGAGAGATTGTAAGCTAGTTAAGAAACGTCGGCCCAAGAATGGCAAGGTATGAGTCGAGTGGACCGTTTCTGTGATTAGGTTGGTTTTAAATAGGTGATGCTGACACACGATGACGCGAGCAAGAGGATATATCGCCTTCAACGTCGCAAGATCTTTCTCCATAGAGTGATGCAAGGTATGACAATAAAGTATGAAGTCGCTTTCTTTTACACTTTCACTAAGGGCTGCAATGGATGACACCACATTGGCTCGAACATTCAAACGCTCACACTCTTTAACAAGTTGATCAAGGTAATTGAAAGAGTTCGATATGATGGTCGCTCGGCTCAGGTTATCAAAAGTTTGAACAGGCGCTTCTACAACATCGACATACAGACAAAACGTGAATGTAGAGCCCTCTCCTTTCACTGAACGCGCGGTAATGTAGCCCCCCATCAAATCAACAAGTTGTCGACAAATTGCAAGCCCTAGTCCCGTACCACCAAATTGGCGGGTAATGCTGCCATCTTCTTGGGTGAAAGGTTCAAATATGGATTCTAACTTCTCTGGTTCAATCCCAATCCCGGTATCAGACACGCTGCATTCAAGCTTGCCCCTGCCCATAGACATGGGTGTGTAAGCAATGTCAGTGGTAATTGTGCCCTTGGACGTAAACTTGATCGCATTAGAAAGCAGATTGGTCAGCACCTGTCTCACGCGGTACTCATCGAAAAACAGTTGTGACGGCGTTTGATAGTCGATATTGATGTCGAGCTCGATGTCCTTACTTATCGCTTTCGACTGAATCACGCTTACAGAATCATAGACCGCTTCTCGCAAATCAGCATTGTGTGGTGACAACATCAAGTTACCCGACTCGATTTTAGACAGGTCGAGGATGTCGTTAAGCAGCACCAGTAAAGAGTGAGAAGACGATTCGATATCTCCCAGTACTTCTTGTTGATTTGGGCTCAGTTGGCTTTGAGATAAGATCTCAGCCATGCCAATAATCCCGTTAAGTGGCGTGCGTATTTCATGTGACATATTGGCTAAGAATGCGCTTTTGGCTTTGTTAGCCGAAATCGCATCTTCTTTTGCTGTTATCAACTCTTTGTTGTGAAGATAGTTACGCTCCATCACTCGGTTTAGGGTTTCAGTGAATTCGGTAAGCTCATCGTTCCCTTGGATATGGATCACCTTTGGCTGACCGTAGCTATCAGCGCATTCCGACACGCCTTTCAAAATAATCGACAGGTTTTTGTTTAAACGTAGAGACGTCGCGACCCCAAGCCACATCAGAACCCCAGAAGCGATGAGTATAAGCAACGTCATGACCAAGGTTTGCCTTTTCTGCAACGCGATATTCTTGGTCAGTTCAAACTGTATTTGATTAGTGTAAGCGCCAATCGCGTTTGAAATAGCGCGTTTTTTAACCTCTAAGCTTTTCAAGTGTTGATATATTTCGGGTGATGAAAAGTCCCCTTTGAGGATTCGAGATGTGAACTTGTCTTGGAATTCATCTTTGGCGACAGCGTTTAGCAACTGTCTAATGTTTGGAGAACGCGTATCCGAACGGAAAAAGGTATCTAATAGCTGTTGCTGCCTCTCTAGAGCACCGACATAGCTAAGCAAGTATTGGT harbors:
- a CDS encoding GIY-YIG nuclease family protein, whose product is MSDVEKNADWVVYLIRNRHNALYCGVTNNLERRFEQHQTGKGAKALKGKGPLKLVWSFDVGSKSEALKTEYAIKQLPKSRKEKLVSLKLIIEWQKDKIQYIEVS
- a CDS encoding YceH family protein: MNTVLSPIEARIIGCLIEKEVTTPDHYPLTLNSLTTACNQKSNREPVLSLSESDVLDAVDGLIGRRMVSDESSFNSRVNKYQHRFCNTEFGDLQFTEQERAIICCMLLRGAQTPGELRTRTGRLANFSDVKEVEATLDKLAAREAGALVVKLPREAGKRESRYQHLLSGEVDVEAFATASVSATAPSATSEKFEELESEVASLRAEVAELKALVESLL
- a CDS encoding DUF496 family protein: MSSVFEIVNQARRKNKLKRELLDNEKKVRDNRKRVDLLDNLLDYIKPEMTHDEILGIIKNMKADYEDRVDDHIIKSAEISKARRDISRRIRELTEEDKQIQGKK
- a CDS encoding D-Ala-D-Ala carboxypeptidase family metallohydrolase — encoded protein: MYASILITLALSTAQPYPEEFERLYTEETEITYDDLVVDVHGYKVPTRSAFRGWMLLNHAEDQVREIGQQLKDAGITQSMPLHLVLLQGTDWAMSNTTLFTLPDNKNVPNMIKTLNYIQQYIEPEIGVVIPVSGERSKLYNQQAGGALRSKHLEFCALDLVPANDITREDLHVKLKKIHSEFGQKNNVGLGLYSGVRFHIDTCGFRQW
- a CDS encoding ATP-binding protein translates to MFGFTVNEVLKNDEKMNHLETTRIKVEALQSFNTVSSDAYRWLVLSNDSPEKGQLLLTLQSELDRLTQYGMRLQQFDSNWSIDPQLTELKKLLMSLASTTETTDSRQLTERAFDLLKDVLIELSEYRMALVDENIGQADAMFINLTHYVFWTQREAWLSFSLYRSPELKNQYLLSYVGALERQQQLLDTFFRSDTRSPNIRQLLNAVAKDEFQDKFTSRILKGDFSSPEIYQHLKSLEVKKRAISNAIGAYTNQIQFELTKNIALQKRQTLVMTLLILIASGVLMWLGVATSLRLNKNLSIILKGVSECADSYGQPKVIHIQGNDELTEFTETLNRVMERNYLHNKELITAKEDAISANKAKSAFLANMSHEIRTPLNGIIGMAEILSQSQLSPNQQEVLGDIESSSHSLLVLLNDILDLSKIESGNLMLSPHNADLREAVYDSVSVIQSKAISKDIELDINIDYQTPSQLFFDEYRVRQVLTNLLSNAIKFTSKGTITTDIAYTPMSMGRGKLECSVSDTGIGIEPEKLESIFEPFTQEDGSITRQFGGTGLGLAICRQLVDLMGGYITARSVKGEGSTFTFCLYVDVVEAPVQTFDNLSRATIISNSFNYLDQLVKECERLNVRANVVSSIAALSESVKESDFILYCHTLHHSMEKDLATLKAIYPLARVIVCQHHLFKTNLITETVHSTHTLPFLGRRFLTSLQSLDVGEEQTPQVAAKDEEVRSLNRRILIVEDNLMNQKIASFFLEQAGYEYLIASNGQEAVDVITQGAQFDAVLMDCMMPVMDGITATRAIRQWEADQQVTPLPIIALTASVLEEDIKDCFEAGMNAYLPKPYKSHQLYDLFSSLDIV